A genomic region of Streptomyces sp. R33 contains the following coding sequences:
- the nrdR gene encoding transcriptional regulator NrdR: MHCPFCRHPDSRVVDSRTTDDGTSIRRRRQCPDCSRRFTTVETASLMVIKRSGVTEPFSRTKVISGVRKACQGRPVTEDALAKLGQRVEEAVRATGSAELTTHDVGLAILGPLQELDLVAYLRFASVYKAFDTLEDFETAIAELRVPRPHPEECEPRGTVPVPVPASAAD, encoded by the coding sequence ATGCACTGCCCCTTCTGCAGGCACCCCGACAGCCGCGTCGTCGACAGTCGCACCACGGACGACGGCACGTCGATCCGTCGGCGCCGTCAGTGCCCCGACTGCTCCCGTCGTTTCACGACGGTGGAGACGGCCTCGCTGATGGTGATCAAGCGCAGCGGGGTGACCGAACCCTTCAGCCGTACCAAGGTCATCTCCGGCGTGCGCAAGGCGTGCCAGGGGCGGCCGGTCACCGAGGACGCCCTCGCCAAGCTCGGCCAGCGGGTCGAGGAGGCGGTGCGCGCCACCGGAAGCGCCGAGCTGACCACCCATGACGTGGGTCTGGCCATACTCGGCCCGTTGCAGGAGCTCGACCTGGTCGCGTACCTCCGGTTCGCGTCCGTTTACAAGGCGTTCGACACACTCGAAGACTTCGAGACCGCCATCGCGGAACTCCGCGTGCCACGGCCTCATCCCGAAGAGTGCGAGCCCCGCGGGACCGTCCCGGTCCCCGTGCCCGCCTCCGCCGCCGACTGA
- a CDS encoding vitamin B12-dependent ribonucleotide reductase: MTETASGSARGSRAKGTKTAKSGLRIERIHTTPGVHPYDEVSWERRDVVMTNWRDGSVNFEQRGVEFPDFWSVNAVNIVTSKYFRGAVGTPQRETGLKQLIDRIVKTYTKAGEDYDYFASPADAEIFEHELTYALLHQIFSFNSPVWFNVGTPQPQQVSACFILAVDDSMESILDWYKEEGMIFKGGSGAGLNLSRIRSSKELLSSGGNASGPVSFMRGADASAGTIKSGGATRRAAKMVVLDVDHPDVEDFIATKVKEEEKIRALRDAGFDMDLGGDDITSVQYQNANNSVRVNDEFMTAVENGTEFGLRARMTGEVIEKVDAKALFRKLAEAAWACADPGIQYDGVINNWHTCPESGRITASNPCSEYMHLDNTSCNLASLNLMKFLNDDGKGNQSFDAERFAKVVELVITAMDISICFADFPTQKIGENTRAFRQLGIGYANLGALLMATGHAYDSDGGRTLAASITSLMTGTAYKRSAELAAIVGPYDGYARNADAHKRVMKQHADANGAAPRTDDLDNSIWAAATEAWQDVLRLGEKNGFRNSQASVLAPTGTIGLAMSCDTTGVEPDLALVKFKKLVGGGSMQIVNGTVPQALRRLGYQEEQIEAIVAHIAEHGVVVDAPGLKTEHYSIFDCAMGERSISPMGHVRMMAAIQPWISGAISKTVNMPESATVEEIEEIYFEAWKMGVKALAIYRDNCKVGQPLSAKKKEEEKEEVTAKAEDTIRAAVEKVIEYRPVRKRLPKGRPGITTSFTVGGAEGYMTANSYPDDGLGEVFLKMSKQGSTLAGMMDAFSIAVSVGLQYGVPLETYVSKFTNMRFEPAGMTDDPDVRMAQSIVDYIFRRLALDFLPFETRSALGIHTAEERQRHLDTGSYEPLEDELDTESLAQSAPLAAVPAAPKPAAVVEVQTPKTAHSNAELVEMQLGVSADAPLCFSCGTKMQRAGSCYICEGCGSTSGCS, translated from the coding sequence ATGACAGAGACGGCGAGCGGCTCGGCACGAGGTTCCCGCGCCAAGGGGACCAAGACTGCCAAGAGCGGCCTTCGGATCGAGCGCATCCACACCACCCCCGGCGTGCACCCGTACGACGAGGTGAGCTGGGAGCGCCGTGACGTCGTCATGACCAACTGGCGCGACGGCTCGGTGAACTTCGAGCAGCGTGGCGTCGAGTTCCCCGACTTCTGGTCGGTGAACGCGGTCAACATCGTCACCAGCAAGTACTTCCGCGGGGCCGTCGGCACTCCGCAGCGCGAGACCGGTCTGAAGCAGCTGATCGACCGCATCGTGAAGACGTACACGAAGGCCGGCGAGGACTACGACTACTTCGCGTCCCCCGCCGACGCGGAGATCTTCGAGCACGAGCTGACCTACGCCCTCCTGCACCAGATCTTCAGCTTCAACTCCCCGGTGTGGTTCAACGTCGGCACGCCCCAGCCGCAGCAGGTCTCCGCCTGCTTCATCCTGGCCGTCGACGACTCCATGGAGTCGATCCTCGACTGGTACAAGGAAGAGGGCATGATCTTCAAGGGCGGCTCCGGCGCCGGCCTGAACCTCTCCCGCATCCGCTCCTCCAAGGAGCTCCTCTCCTCCGGCGGCAACGCCTCCGGTCCTGTCTCCTTCATGCGCGGCGCCGACGCGTCCGCGGGAACGATCAAGTCGGGCGGTGCCACCCGCCGCGCGGCCAAGATGGTCGTCCTGGACGTGGACCACCCGGACGTCGAGGACTTCATCGCCACCAAGGTGAAGGAAGAGGAGAAGATCCGCGCCCTGCGCGACGCGGGCTTCGACATGGACCTGGGCGGCGACGACATCACGTCCGTCCAGTACCAGAACGCCAACAACTCCGTCCGCGTGAACGACGAGTTCATGACGGCCGTCGAGAACGGCACCGAGTTCGGCCTGCGCGCCCGCATGACCGGCGAGGTCATCGAGAAGGTCGACGCCAAGGCGCTCTTCCGCAAGCTGGCCGAGGCCGCGTGGGCCTGCGCCGACCCGGGCATCCAGTACGACGGTGTGATCAACAACTGGCACACCTGCCCCGAGTCCGGCCGCATCACCGCGTCCAACCCGTGCAGCGAGTACATGCACCTGGACAACACGTCCTGCAACCTCGCCTCGTTGAACCTGATGAAGTTCCTGAACGACGACGGCAAGGGCAACCAGTCCTTCGACGCCGAGCGCTTCGCCAAGGTCGTCGAGCTCGTCATCACCGCGATGGACATCTCGATCTGTTTCGCGGACTTCCCGACGCAGAAGATCGGCGAGAACACCCGCGCCTTCCGCCAGCTGGGCATCGGCTACGCCAACCTCGGCGCCCTGCTGATGGCGACCGGCCACGCGTACGACTCGGACGGCGGCCGCACCCTCGCCGCGTCGATCACCTCGCTGATGACCGGCACCGCGTACAAGCGCTCCGCCGAGCTGGCCGCCATCGTCGGCCCGTACGACGGCTACGCCCGCAACGCCGACGCGCACAAGCGCGTCATGAAGCAGCACGCCGACGCCAACGGCGCCGCGCCGCGCACCGACGACCTGGACAACTCGATCTGGGCCGCGGCCACCGAGGCCTGGCAGGACGTCCTGCGCCTCGGCGAGAAGAACGGCTTCCGCAACTCCCAGGCCTCCGTCCTCGCGCCGACCGGCACCATCGGTCTCGCGATGTCCTGCGACACCACGGGTGTCGAGCCGGACCTGGCCCTGGTCAAGTTCAAGAAGCTCGTCGGCGGCGGCTCGATGCAGATCGTCAACGGCACCGTCCCGCAGGCCCTGCGCCGCCTGGGCTACCAGGAGGAGCAGATCGAGGCGATCGTCGCCCACATCGCCGAGCACGGCGTGGTCGTCGATGCCCCGGGCCTGAAGACCGAGCACTACTCGATCTTCGACTGCGCGATGGGCGAGCGTTCCATCTCCCCGATGGGCCACGTCCGGATGATGGCCGCGATCCAGCCCTGGATCTCCGGCGCGATCTCCAAGACGGTCAACATGCCGGAGTCGGCGACCGTCGAGGAGATCGAGGAGATCTACTTCGAGGCGTGGAAGATGGGCGTCAAGGCGCTCGCGATCTACCGCGACAACTGCAAGGTCGGCCAGCCCCTCTCCGCGAAGAAGAAGGAAGAGGAGAAGGAGGAGGTCACCGCCAAGGCGGAGGACACCATCCGCGCGGCCGTCGAGAAGGTCATCGAGTACCGTCCGGTCCGCAAGCGCCTCCCCAAGGGCCGCCCGGGCATCACCACCTCCTTCACGGTCGGTGGCGCCGAGGGCTACATGACCGCGAACTCCTACCCGGACGACGGCCTGGGCGAGGTCTTCCTGAAGATGTCCAAGCAGGGTTCGACCCTCGCGGGCATGATGGACGCCTTCTCGATCGCCGTCTCGGTCGGTCTGCAGTACGGCGTGCCGCTGGAGACGTACGTCTCGAAGTTCACGAACATGCGCTTCGAGCCGGCCGGCATGACGGACGACCCGGACGTGCGGATGGCGCAGTCGATCGTCGACTACATCTTCCGCCGCCTGGCGCTCGACTTCCTGCCCTTCGAGACCCGCTCGGCGCTCGGCATCCACACCGCCGAGGAGCGTCAGCGCCACCTGGACACCGGCTCGTACGAGCCGCTCGAGGACGAGCTCGACACGGAGTCCCTGGCCCAGTCGGCGCCGCTGGCCGCCGTCCCGGCAGCCCCGAAGCCGGCCGCGGTCGTCGAGGTCCAGACCCCGAAGACGGCGCACTCCAACGCCGAACTGGTCGAGATGCAGCTCGGCGTCTCCGCCGACGCCCCGCTCTGCTTCTCGTGCGGTACGAAGATGCAGCGCGCAGGCTCCTGCTACATCTGTGAGGGCTGCGGCTCGACCAGCGGCTGCAGCTGA
- a CDS encoding ATP-dependent DNA helicase: MTKPSLPDLLHAAVSAVGGTERPGQVAMAEAVAEAIDDNTHRLIQAGTGTGKSLGYLVPALAHGERVVVATATLALQRQLVERDLPRTVDALHPQLRRRPQFAMLKGRSNYLCLHRLHEGAPQDEEEGLFDQFEAATPTSKLGKDLLRLRDWADETETGDRDDLTPGVSDKAWSQISVSSRECLGATKCAYGAECFAEAARERAKLADVVVTNHALLAIDAIEGAPVLPQHEVLIVDEAHELVSRVTGVATGELTPGQVNRAVKRAAKLVDEKTADALQTASESFERVMELALPGRLEEVPEDLGYALAALRDAARNVISAIGATRDKSVHDEDAVRKQALAAVEGVHGVAERILLRSEYDVVWYERHDRFGATLRVAPLSVSGLLREKLFEDRSVVLTSATLKLGGDFNGVAASLGLSPEGVEGDDAPVWKGLDVGSPFDYPKQGILYVAKHLATPGREGTRGDMMDELAELIEAAGGRTLGLFSSMRGAKAAAEELRGRLDNPVLLQGEETLGELIKAFAADPKTCLFGTLSLWQGVDVPGPSCQLVVMDRIPFPRPDDPLMSARQKSVEEHGGNGFMAVAATHAALLMAQGAGRLVRAGGDRGVVAVLDPRLATARYGSFLRATLPDFWYTTDRNQARRSLAAIDATAKAEGK; encoded by the coding sequence ATGACGAAGCCCTCCCTTCCCGACCTGCTGCACGCCGCCGTCTCCGCCGTCGGCGGCACGGAGCGGCCCGGCCAGGTGGCCATGGCCGAAGCCGTCGCCGAAGCGATCGACGACAACACGCACCGGCTCATCCAAGCCGGCACCGGCACCGGCAAGTCCCTCGGCTACCTCGTGCCGGCCCTCGCACACGGCGAGCGCGTGGTCGTCGCCACCGCCACGCTCGCCCTCCAGCGGCAGCTGGTCGAGCGCGACCTGCCCCGGACGGTCGACGCGCTGCATCCGCAGCTCCGTCGCCGCCCGCAGTTCGCCATGCTCAAGGGCCGGTCCAACTACCTGTGCCTGCACCGGCTCCACGAGGGCGCGCCGCAGGACGAGGAGGAGGGCCTCTTCGACCAGTTCGAGGCGGCCACCCCCACGAGCAAGCTCGGCAAGGACCTGCTGCGCCTGCGTGACTGGGCGGACGAGACCGAGACCGGCGACCGGGACGACCTGACCCCGGGCGTCTCGGACAAGGCCTGGTCGCAGATCTCCGTCTCGTCCCGGGAGTGCCTGGGCGCGACGAAGTGCGCGTACGGCGCCGAGTGCTTCGCCGAGGCCGCCCGCGAGCGGGCCAAGCTCGCCGACGTGGTCGTCACCAACCACGCACTGCTGGCCATCGACGCCATCGAGGGTGCCCCGGTGCTGCCGCAGCACGAGGTGCTGATCGTGGACGAGGCGCACGAGCTGGTCTCCCGGGTGACCGGGGTCGCCACTGGCGAGCTCACCCCGGGCCAGGTCAACCGGGCCGTGAAGCGCGCGGCCAAGCTGGTGGACGAAAAGACCGCGGATGCGCTGCAGACGGCATCCGAGTCCTTCGAGCGGGTCATGGAGCTGGCCCTCCCGGGCCGGCTGGAGGAGGTCCCCGAGGACCTCGGCTACGCGCTGGCGGCCCTGCGGGACGCGGCGCGCAATGTCATCTCGGCGATCGGTGCGACCCGGGACAAGTCCGTCCACGACGAGGACGCCGTCCGTAAGCAGGCCCTGGCCGCGGTGGAGGGCGTCCACGGGGTGGCCGAGCGGATCCTGCTGCGCTCCGAGTACGACGTCGTCTGGTACGAACGGCACGACCGCTTCGGTGCCACCCTCCGGGTCGCCCCGCTGTCGGTGTCCGGTCTGCTGCGCGAGAAGCTGTTCGAGGACCGCTCGGTGGTCCTGACCTCGGCCACGCTCAAACTGGGCGGTGACTTCAACGGGGTCGCTGCCTCGCTGGGCCTGTCTCCCGAAGGGGTCGAGGGGGACGACGCACCGGTCTGGAAGGGCCTGGACGTCGGTTCGCCGTTCGACTACCCCAAGCAGGGCATCCTCTACGTCGCGAAGCACCTGGCCACGCCCGGCCGGGAGGGAACCCGCGGCGACATGATGGACGAGCTCGCGGAGCTCATCGAAGCGGCCGGCGGCCGCACCCTCGGCCTGTTCTCCTCCATGCGGGGCGCCAAGGCGGCCGCCGAGGAGCTGCGCGGGCGGCTCGACAACCCGGTCCTGCTCCAGGGGGAGGAGACGCTGGGCGAGCTGATCAAGGCGTTCGCGGCGGATCCGAAGACCTGCCTGTTCGGGACGTTGTCGCTGTGGCAGGGCGTGGACGTGCCCGGTCCCAGCTGCCAGCTCGTGGTCATGGACCGGATCCCGTTCCCGCGTCCCGATGACCCGCTGATGAGCGCTCGGCAGAAGTCGGTCGAGGAGCACGGCGGCAACGGCTTCATGGCCGTCGCGGCCACGCATGCGGCGCTCCTGATGGCCCAGGGCGCGGGCCGGCTCGTACGGGCCGGCGGCGACCGGGGTGTCGTCGCGGTCCTGGACCCCCGGCTGGCCACGGCCCGGTACGGGAGCTTCCTGCGGGCCACGCTGCCGGACTTCTGGTACACCACGGACCGCAACCAGGCCCGCCGCTCCCTCGCCGCGATCGACGCGACGGCGAAGGCCGAGGGCAAGTAG
- a CDS encoding GNAT family N-acetyltransferase has product MPSTDTAATALAPVAAAPTAIGTATATATVGTRIPGRRLTPRLLPLLAEAELLDSPAGWGSARTPAGAFRLEPVRLGRDLELLTGWMNDPEVAAYWELAGPAAVTAAHLRVQRDGNGHSIPCLGLLDGTPMSYWEIYRADLDPLSRHYPARPHDTGIHLLIGDGTNRGRGLGTVLLRAVSNLVLDNRPRCTRVIAEPDIRNTPSVSAFLNSGFRCSAEIDLPGKRAALMIRERALRNLI; this is encoded by the coding sequence ATGCCCTCCACCGACACCGCCGCCACTGCCCTCGCCCCCGTCGCCGCCGCCCCCACGGCAATCGGCACCGCCACCGCAACCGCCACCGTGGGCACCCGTATCCCCGGACGACGGCTCACCCCCCGGCTGCTGCCCCTGCTCGCCGAGGCCGAACTGCTCGACTCCCCGGCCGGATGGGGCTCGGCCCGCACGCCCGCCGGAGCCTTCCGCCTCGAACCCGTACGGCTGGGCCGCGACCTGGAGCTGCTCACCGGCTGGATGAACGACCCCGAGGTGGCCGCCTACTGGGAACTCGCCGGTCCCGCCGCCGTCACCGCCGCCCACCTGCGGGTCCAGCGCGACGGGAACGGCCACAGCATCCCCTGCCTCGGCCTCCTCGACGGCACGCCGATGAGCTACTGGGAGATCTACCGGGCCGACCTCGACCCGCTCTCCCGCCACTACCCGGCGCGCCCCCACGACACGGGTATCCACCTGCTCATCGGAGACGGCACGAACCGCGGCCGCGGTCTCGGCACAGTCCTGCTGCGCGCCGTCTCCAACCTCGTGCTCGACAACCGCCCCCGCTGCACACGCGTCATCGCCGAACCGGACATCCGCAACACCCCCTCGGTATCAGCCTTCCTCAACTCCGGATTCCGCTGCTCCGCGGAGATCGACCTCCCCGGGAAGCGGGCGGCGCTGATGATCCGCGAGCGAGCCCTGCGCAACCTCATCTGA
- a CDS encoding IucA/IucC family siderophore biosynthesis protein has protein sequence MPRPAPGAGGTGGLGVPGGPRSGGPDGRLEGVAPSSGPEGSASGSGASGGTRPLGGGGTLPRQKDGTLRARVGPGGPVGPEPAMLPDLLDHPDPATAAEAAAVENLLRCWVRENGIGRPDGPAGTPLRIPLPASGTALLVAVRYWSPAGWHRFALARLEGAPAHAPAVDAVTLASLLAREGDSGGRGGADLVGRVADSVRRTAEFIADRRERPTPPEPVADDLFLTAEQSLLLGHPLQPDPKSREGLSESEARRYSPELHGSFPLHWLAVEPSALATDSAWTERGRPVSAARLLGRLAPGLPLPDGTTPLPLHPWQAGDLLQRPAVAALRDAGLLHDLGPYGEPWYPTSSVRTVHRPGTPAMLKLSLGLRITNSRRENLRKELHRGVEVHRLLRTGLAEQWQAAHPRFDIVRDPAWIAVDAPDGTPVPGLDAVLRHNPFRSQDDAVCIAALTAPRPWPGRTTMRSRLAEAVSRLAATTGRPPSAVAAEWFLRYLEHVVLPVLAFDALAGIALEAHQQNTLVLLDAAGWPVGGRYRDNQGYYFRASHRAELERRLPGIGSASDTFVSDAVTDERFAYYLGINNVLGLIGAFGSQRLADERVLLAAFRRFLGKASGLGPLPARLLDSPTLRCKANLLTRLGGLDELVGPVDSQSVYVTLTNPLHD, from the coding sequence ATGCCTCGGCCGGCCCCCGGGGCCGGTGGAACGGGCGGCCTCGGGGTGCCCGGTGGTCCCCGGAGCGGGGGCCCCGACGGCAGGCTCGAGGGGGTGGCCCCGTCGTCAGGGCCGGAGGGTAGTGCCTCGGGAAGCGGTGCGTCGGGGGGAACCCGCCCCCTTGGTGGTGGGGGGACCCTCCCGCGGCAGAAGGACGGGACGCTCCGGGCGCGGGTCGGCCCCGGGGGGCCGGTCGGGCCCGAACCCGCCATGCTGCCCGACCTGTTGGACCACCCCGACCCGGCCACCGCCGCCGAGGCAGCGGCGGTGGAGAACCTGCTGCGGTGCTGGGTCCGCGAGAACGGCATCGGCCGTCCCGACGGGCCCGCCGGAACCCCGCTCCGCATCCCCCTCCCCGCCTCCGGCACCGCCCTCCTCGTCGCCGTCCGCTACTGGTCCCCGGCCGGCTGGCACCGCTTCGCCCTCGCCCGGCTCGAAGGCGCGCCCGCGCACGCCCCGGCCGTGGACGCAGTCACCCTCGCCTCACTGCTCGCCCGCGAGGGCGACAGCGGCGGCCGCGGCGGCGCCGACCTCGTCGGCCGGGTCGCCGACTCGGTGCGCCGCACCGCCGAGTTCATCGCCGACCGGCGCGAACGCCCCACCCCGCCCGAACCCGTCGCCGATGACCTCTTCCTCACCGCCGAACAGTCCCTCCTCCTCGGCCACCCCCTCCAGCCGGACCCGAAGAGCCGCGAAGGACTCTCCGAGTCCGAAGCACGCCGCTACTCACCCGAACTCCACGGCTCCTTCCCCCTGCACTGGCTCGCCGTCGAACCCTCCGCCCTCGCCACCGACTCCGCCTGGACCGAACGCGGCCGCCCCGTCTCCGCCGCCCGGCTCCTCGGCCGACTCGCCCCCGGACTTCCGCTTCCCGACGGCACGACCCCCCTTCCCCTGCACCCCTGGCAGGCCGGCGACCTGCTCCAGCGGCCCGCCGTCGCCGCCCTCCGCGACGCCGGGCTCCTGCACGACCTGGGCCCGTACGGCGAGCCCTGGTACCCCACCTCCTCCGTCCGCACCGTCCACCGCCCCGGCACCCCCGCGATGCTCAAGCTCTCCCTGGGCCTGCGCATCACCAACTCCCGCCGCGAGAACCTCCGCAAGGAACTCCACCGCGGCGTCGAGGTGCACCGGCTGCTCCGCACCGGCCTCGCGGAGCAGTGGCAGGCGGCCCACCCCCGCTTCGACATCGTGCGCGACCCCGCCTGGATCGCCGTCGACGCCCCGGACGGAACCCCCGTCCCCGGGCTCGACGCCGTGCTGCGCCACAACCCCTTCCGCTCCCAGGACGACGCCGTCTGCATCGCCGCGCTCACCGCACCCCGCCCGTGGCCGGGCCGGACCACCATGCGCTCCCGGCTCGCCGAGGCCGTCTCCCGGCTCGCCGCCACCACCGGGCGCCCGCCCTCCGCCGTCGCCGCCGAGTGGTTCCTGCGCTACCTCGAGCATGTCGTCCTGCCGGTCCTCGCCTTCGACGCGCTCGCCGGGATCGCCCTCGAAGCCCACCAGCAGAACACCCTGGTCCTCCTCGACGCGGCCGGCTGGCCGGTCGGCGGCCGCTACCGCGACAACCAGGGCTACTACTTCCGCGCGTCCCACCGCGCGGAACTCGAGCGCCGGCTCCCCGGAATCGGCAGCGCCAGCGACACCTTCGTCTCCGACGCCGTCACCGACGAACGCTTCGCCTACTACCTCGGCATCAACAACGTGCTCGGCCTCATCGGCGCGTTCGGATCCCAGCGGCTCGCCGACGAACGCGTCCTGCTCGCCGCCTTCCGCCGGTTCCTCGGCAAGGCCTCCGGACTCGGACCGCTCCCCGCGCGGCTGCTCGACTCACCCACCCTGCGCTGCAAGGCGAATCTGCTCACCCGCCTGGGCGGCCTCGACGAGCTCGTCGGCCCCGTCGACTCCCAGTCCGTCTACGTGACCCTCACCAACCCCCTCCACGATTGA
- the lexA gene encoding transcriptional repressor LexA — protein MTTTADSATITAQNRSQSRLEPVHPMNDASLNPEAEPVRPARSLPGRPPGIRADSSGLTDRQRRVIEVIRDSVQRRGYPPSMREIGQAVGLSSTSSVAHQLMALERKGFLRRDPHRPRAYEVRGSDQPSSQPTDTTGKPAASYVPLVGRIAAGGPILAEESVEDVFPLPRQLVGDGELFVLKVVGDSMIEAAICDGDWVTVRRQPVAENGDIVAAMLDGEATVKRFKREDGHVWLLPHNAAYQPIPGDEATILGKVVAVLRRV, from the coding sequence GTGACCACCACCGCAGACAGTGCCACCATCACTGCCCAGAACCGCTCCCAGAGCCGACTCGAGCCGGTGCATCCCATGAATGACGCAAGCCTGAACCCGGAGGCGGAGCCCGTACGCCCCGCACGATCGCTGCCAGGTCGACCTCCAGGCATCCGCGCCGACAGCTCCGGGCTCACGGACCGGCAGCGGAGGGTCATCGAGGTCATTCGCGATTCGGTGCAGCGCCGGGGCTACCCGCCGTCGATGCGGGAGATCGGCCAGGCGGTCGGCCTGTCCAGCACGTCGTCGGTCGCGCACCAGCTGATGGCCCTCGAGCGCAAGGGCTTCCTGCGCCGGGACCCCCACCGCCCCCGGGCGTACGAGGTCCGCGGCTCCGACCAGCCCAGCTCGCAGCCCACGGACACCACCGGCAAGCCCGCCGCCTCGTACGTCCCCCTGGTCGGCCGGATCGCGGCCGGCGGCCCGATCCTCGCCGAGGAGTCGGTGGAGGACGTGTTCCCCCTCCCCCGCCAGCTCGTCGGTGACGGAGAGCTCTTCGTCCTCAAGGTCGTCGGCGACTCGATGATCGAGGCCGCCATCTGCGACGGCGACTGGGTCACGGTCCGTCGCCAGCCTGTCGCGGAGAACGGCGACATCGTGGCCGCGATGCTCGACGGCGAGGCCACGGTCAAGCGCTTCAAGCGCGAGGACGGCCATGTCTGGCTGCTCCCGCACAACGCCGCCTACCAGCCGATCCCCGGCGACGAGGCGACCATCCTCGGCAAGGTCGTCGCCGTACTGCGACGGGTCTGA
- a CDS encoding IucA/IucC family siderophore biosynthesis protein → MPHFPVTPDSTGPHFSEAAVPPSPQHPCTPPELNSATWESAARRLLAKMLGEFAYEEIVRPVPAAGTTSGDAWQLTLDDGSTLGFRARRRAYGSWHVAPDTVTLTPPPASPEPPTAFADPYAFLIRTRALLGLDGATLGHLVRELSATLAADARLEHTALTADVLADLDHAELEGHQTGHPWLVLNKGRLGLSATDTAAWAPEARTRQRLPWLAAHTSLAAYRGTAGLEDPARLYAQELDPLTRAAFDQTLRARGLDPRGYLYLPVHPWQWDEIVLPLFAPALASGALVPLPVDPDIRIPQQSIRTFLNLTRPDRHSVKLPLSVFNTLVWRGLPSDQCAAAPAVTAWIRSLHDADPFLRDECRPVLLGEVASVTVRHPVYDELPEAPYQYKELLGAIWREPLTGRLAPGERARTLASLLHVDLRGRSFTAELVARSGLTPTGWLQRLFAALLPPLLHFLYRYGTVFSPHGENATVIFDEHEVPVRIALKDFVGEINICREPLPELASVPAEVRAALRDKPADFLPQYIHSGLFVGVFRYLSALCEDRLGVPEEEFWSLVRAEILRHQARFPELKERHELFDLLGERIGRLCLNRNRLYEDGYRDRPDRPHAVECGTVPNPLYRP, encoded by the coding sequence GTGCCGCATTTCCCCGTCACCCCCGACTCCACGGGTCCCCACTTCTCGGAAGCTGCCGTACCGCCGTCCCCCCAGCACCCCTGCACGCCGCCCGAACTCAACAGTGCGACCTGGGAGTCCGCCGCCCGCCGGCTGCTCGCCAAGATGCTCGGCGAGTTCGCCTACGAGGAGATCGTCAGGCCCGTCCCGGCCGCGGGCACCACCTCCGGCGACGCCTGGCAGCTGACCCTCGACGACGGCAGCACCCTCGGCTTCCGGGCTCGCCGGCGCGCGTACGGCAGCTGGCACGTCGCCCCCGACACCGTCACCCTCACCCCGCCGCCCGCGTCGCCGGAGCCCCCGACCGCCTTCGCGGACCCGTACGCCTTCCTGATCCGCACCCGCGCCCTCCTCGGCCTCGACGGCGCCACCCTCGGCCACCTGGTCCGCGAGCTCAGCGCCACCCTCGCCGCCGACGCGCGCCTCGAACACACCGCCCTCACCGCCGACGTCCTCGCCGATCTCGACCACGCCGAGCTCGAAGGCCACCAGACGGGCCACCCCTGGCTCGTCCTCAACAAAGGCCGTCTGGGGCTGTCCGCCACCGACACCGCCGCATGGGCCCCCGAGGCCCGCACCCGACAGCGGCTTCCCTGGCTCGCCGCCCACACCTCCCTCGCGGCCTACCGCGGCACGGCCGGCCTGGAAGACCCCGCCCGGTTGTACGCCCAGGAGCTCGACCCCCTCACCCGGGCCGCCTTCGACCAGACCCTGCGCGCCCGCGGCCTCGACCCGCGCGGCTACCTCTACCTCCCGGTCCACCCCTGGCAGTGGGACGAGATCGTGCTCCCCCTCTTCGCCCCGGCCCTGGCCTCGGGCGCCCTGGTCCCGCTCCCCGTCGACCCCGACATACGCATCCCGCAGCAGTCCATCCGCACCTTCCTCAACCTCACCCGCCCCGACCGCCACAGCGTCAAACTGCCGCTGTCCGTCTTCAACACCCTGGTCTGGCGCGGCCTGCCCTCCGACCAGTGCGCCGCCGCCCCGGCCGTCACCGCCTGGATCCGGTCCCTCCATGACGCCGACCCCTTCCTCCGCGACGAATGCCGCCCGGTCCTCCTCGGCGAGGTCGCCTCGGTCACCGTCCGGCACCCCGTCTACGACGAGCTCCCCGAAGCCCCGTACCAGTACAAGGAGCTCCTCGGGGCGATCTGGCGCGAGCCCCTGACCGGCCGGCTCGCTCCCGGTGAGCGGGCCCGTACGCTCGCCTCCCTCCTCCACGTCGACCTGCGCGGCCGGTCCTTCACCGCCGAGCTCGTCGCCCGGTCCGGGCTCACCCCGACCGGCTGGCTCCAGCGGCTCTTCGCCGCCCTGCTGCCCCCGCTGCTCCACTTCCTCTACCGCTACGGCACCGTCTTCTCCCCGCACGGCGAGAACGCCACCGTGATCTTCGACGAGCACGAGGTCCCGGTCCGGATCGCCCTCAAGGACTTCGTGGGCGAGATCAACATCTGCCGGGAACCGCTGCCCGAGCTCGCCTCCGTGCCCGCAGAGGTCCGCGCCGCGCTGCGCGACAAGCCCGCGGACTTCCTGCCCCAGTACATCCACTCCGGTCTCTTCGTCGGAGTCTTCCGCTACCTCTCCGCCCTGTGCGAGGACCGCCTCGGCGTCCCGGAGGAGGAGTTCTGGTCGCTCGTACGGGCGGAGATCCTGCGCCACCAGGCCCGCTTCCCCGAGCTCAAGGAGCGCCACGAGCTCTTCGACCTGCTCGGCGAGCGCATCGGGCGGCTCTGCCTGAACCGGAACCGGCTGTACGAGGACGGCTACCGCGACCGCCCCGACCGGCCGCACGCGGTGGAGTGCGGCACCGTGCCCAACCCCTTGTACCGGCCATGA